A single region of the Fimbriimonadaceae bacterium genome encodes:
- the sufB gene encoding Fe-S cluster assembly protein SufB, whose protein sequence is MSENTTTVVEQDDDALLELYANREYKEGFVSDVEADTFEPGLNEDVIRRLSAKKEEPEWMLEWRLKAYKHFLTLKEPTWPNVHYEKPDLQKLAYYSAPKQMPKLNSLDEADPELIRTFEKLGIPIHEQKLLANVAVDAVFDSVSVATTFKKTLAEAGVIFCSISEAVREHPELVKKYLGSVVPVSDNYYASLNSAVFSDGSFVFVPKGVRCPMELSTYFRINAANTGQFERTLIIAEEDAYVSYLEGCTAPMRDENQLHAAVVELVAEGDRATIKYSTVQNWYPGDPKTGKGGIFNFVTKRAKAIGQASKVTWTQVETGSAITWKYPSVILMGDDSIGEFYSVALTANKQQADTGTKMIHIGKNTKSTIVAKGISAGNGQNTYRGLVKVNPGADNARNYSQCDSMLMGDRCGAHTFPYIEVKNPTATVEHEASTSKIGEDQIFYMNQRGIATEEAVNMIVSGFCKDVFRVLPMEFAVEAQKLLGVSLEGSVG, encoded by the coding sequence ATGAGCGAAAACACGACGACCGTCGTCGAGCAAGACGACGATGCCTTACTAGAACTTTATGCCAACCGCGAATACAAAGAGGGATTTGTCTCTGACGTTGAAGCGGACACATTCGAACCCGGCCTGAACGAAGACGTCATTCGCCGACTCTCCGCCAAAAAGGAAGAGCCAGAATGGATGCTGGAATGGCGGTTGAAGGCGTACAAGCACTTTCTCACGCTCAAAGAGCCGACCTGGCCCAACGTCCACTACGAAAAGCCCGACCTGCAAAAGCTGGCGTACTATTCCGCGCCGAAGCAGATGCCCAAGCTGAACAGTCTGGACGAGGCCGATCCTGAGCTGATCCGCACCTTTGAGAAGCTGGGAATCCCCATCCATGAGCAAAAGCTGCTTGCCAATGTGGCGGTGGATGCGGTTTTCGACTCGGTTTCCGTGGCGACCACGTTTAAGAAAACGCTTGCCGAGGCGGGTGTAATCTTCTGCTCGATCTCCGAAGCCGTGCGTGAGCACCCCGAACTGGTCAAGAAGTATCTGGGATCGGTGGTTCCGGTCAGCGACAACTACTACGCCTCGCTGAACTCGGCGGTTTTCTCCGACGGTTCGTTCGTTTTTGTGCCCAAGGGCGTCCGTTGCCCGATGGAGCTGAGCACCTATTTCCGCATCAACGCCGCCAACACCGGGCAGTTCGAGCGCACGCTCATCATCGCCGAAGAGGACGCTTATGTGTCGTATCTGGAGGGCTGCACGGCTCCCATGCGAGACGAGAATCAGCTTCATGCGGCGGTGGTTGAGCTGGTTGCCGAAGGCGACCGCGCGACCATCAAATACAGCACCGTTCAGAACTGGTATCCCGGCGACCCCAAGACCGGCAAAGGCGGCATTTTCAACTTCGTGACCAAGCGCGCCAAGGCGATCGGGCAGGCTTCCAAGGTGACCTGGACGCAGGTGGAAACGGGTTCGGCGATTACGTGGAAGTACCCGTCGGTAATTCTGATGGGCGACGATTCCATCGGCGAGTTTTACAGCGTGGCCCTGACCGCGAACAAGCAGCAGGCCGACACCGGCACCAAGATGATCCACATCGGCAAAAACACGAAGTCGACCATCGTGGCCAAGGGCATCTCGGCAGGCAACGGGCAGAACACCTATCGCGGTCTGGTGAAGGTGAACCCCGGCGCGGACAACGCCCGCAACTACTCCCAGTGCGACTCCATGCTTATGGGCGACCGTTGCGGTGCGCACACCTTCCCGTATATCGAGGTGAAGAACCCGACGGCGACGGTGGAACACGAGGCGTCAACGTCGAAGATCGGCGAGGATCAGATTTTCTATATGAATCAGCGCGGCATCGCCACCGAAGAAGCGGTGAATATGATCGTCAGCGGCTTCTGCAAGGATGTGTTCCGGGTGCTGCCGATGGAGTTCGCAGTTGAGGCGCAAAAGCTGCTGGGCGTGAGCTTGGAAGGCTCGGTCGGCTAA
- a CDS encoding nucleotidyltransferase produces MDRFQVKYLVVGGYAVMKYTEPRYTKDLDIAVGIAPSNIEGVRQALKEFGFPMSDEAADQLKLPNSMISIGRAPSRIDILNEVKGIDFNQAWDRRNLVDIGGQEVAFISLADLIAAKEAAGRKQDLVDLTSLRKGLA; encoded by the coding sequence TTGGACCGATTCCAAGTTAAGTATCTGGTCGTTGGAGGCTACGCGGTCATGAAGTACACCGAGCCGCGCTACACGAAGGACTTGGATATCGCGGTCGGCATTGCACCTTCTAACATCGAAGGTGTACGTCAAGCACTGAAGGAGTTTGGTTTTCCCATGTCTGATGAGGCTGCGGACCAGTTGAAACTCCCAAACAGTATGATCTCAATCGGCCGAGCCCCCTCACGAATCGACATTCTCAATGAAGTGAAGGGCATTGACTTCAATCAAGCCTGGGATCGACGTAACCTCGTCGATATCGGAGGGCAAGAAGTTGCCTTCATTTCACTGGCTGACCTGATTGCGGCAAAGGAAGCGGCCGGAAGGAAGCAGGACTTGGTTGACTTGACGTCCTTGCGTAAGGGTCTTGCTTAA
- a CDS encoding type II toxin-antitoxin system HicB family antitoxin produces MNWRVVLEQDAKSGEWAVWCPELPGCVSAGVTQEEALTSIKEAIELYLEPAPIKLEPGAVEKKIAV; encoded by the coding sequence ATGAATTGGCGAGTCGTGCTAGAACAAGACGCGAAGTCTGGAGAGTGGGCGGTTTGGTGTCCGGAACTGCCGGGTTGCGTGTCTGCGGGTGTGACGCAGGAAGAGGCTCTCACAAGTATCAAGGAAGCTATTGAGCTTTACCTTGAACCGGCCCCAATTAAGCTTGAACCCGGTGCCGTCGAGAAGAAGATAGCGGTCTGA